From the genome of Triticum aestivum cultivar Chinese Spring chromosome 3B, IWGSC CS RefSeq v2.1, whole genome shotgun sequence, one region includes:
- the LOC123070018 gene encoding serine/threonine-protein kinase PBL34, with amino-acid sequence MGKEGTRRGQDVRRRKGKEAAKDEDDEAPPTGCWIRLPRLGGGCMSSGSKVDSSTSGACANGGESKKVNHSCRDQSAPPAASGSTTSSNTGSISPSSIVGEELKLAAQLRGFTFNELKCATRNFRPESLLGEGGFGCVFKGWIEENGTAPMKPGTGLTVAVKTLNHDGLQGHKEWVAEVDFLGNLQHPHLVKLVGYCIEDDQRLLVYEFMPRGSLENHLFRRSFPLPWAIRMKIALGAAKGLAFLHEEAERPVIYRDFKTSNILLDAEYNAKLSDFGLAKDGPEGDKTHVSTRVMGTYGYAAPEYVMTGHLTSKSDVYSFGVVLLEMMSGRRSMDKNRPNGEHNLVEWARPYLGERRRFYRLVDPRLEGNFSIKGAQKTAQLAHACLSRDPKARPLMSQVVEVLKPLPNLKDMASSSYFFQSMRQERAASLGNPNGSQSMKAQSTFARNGVQPMRSLSYGPHASPYRQSPRPNGKQP; translated from the exons ATGGGGAAGGAGGGGACGCGGCGGGGCCAGGATGTGAGGCGGCGGAAGGGGAAGGAGGCGGCAaaggacgaggacgacgaggcgCCTCCGACTGGTTGCTGGATCCGGCTACCACGACTGGGCGGCGGATGCATGTCGTCGGGCTCCAAGGTCGACTCCTCCACCAGCGGCGCCTGCGCCAACGGCGGCG AGAGCAAAAAGGTAAATCATAGTTGTCGGGATCAATCAGCTCCACCAGCCGCATCTGGTTCGACAACATCCAGCAACACTGGAAGCATCTCGCCTTCTTCCATAGTTGGAGAAGAACTTAAACTAGCAGCCCAACTGCGTGGATTTACGTTCAATGAACTTAAGTGCGCCACCAGAAACTTTCGACCTGAGAGTCTTCTTGGTGAGGGAGGTTTTGGTTGTGTCTTTAAAGGTTGGATTGAAGAGAATGGAACTGCTCCGATGAAACCTGGCACAGGATTAACTGTTGCTGTCAAGACACTCAACCATGATGGGCTTCAGGGGCATAAGGAGTGGGTG GCAGAAGTTGATTTCCTTGGAAACCTTCAACATCCACACCTAGTGAAATTGGTTGGTTACTGCATTGAAGATGACCAACGGTTGCTAGTATACGAATTTATGCCCCGCGGAAGTTTGGAGAACCATCTTTTCAGGA GGTCATTTCCGCTCCCATGGGCTATCAGAATGAAAATTGCACTTGGTGCTGCAAAAGGCCTTGCATTTCTTCATGAAGAAGCTGAAAGGCCAGTGATATATCGGGATTTCAAAACTTCAAATATTCTTTTGGATGCG GAATACAATGCAAAACTCTCTGATTTTGGACTTGCGAAAGATGGCCCTGAGGGTGATAAGACACATGTCTCTACTCGGGTCATGGGAACATACGGATATGCAGCTCCTGAGTATGTTATGACAG GTCACCTGACATCAAAGAGCGATGTATACAGTTTTGGAGTGGTGCTACTAGAGATGATGTCGGGCAGAAGGTCAATGGACAAGAACAGGCCAAACGGGGAGCACAATCTGGTTGAATGGGCACGCCCTTATCTTGGAGAAAGAAGGCGATTCTATAGGCTCGTAGATCCCCGTCTAGAGGGAAATTTCTCCATAAAAGGCGCTCAGAAGACGGCTCAGCTGGCACATGCTTGCCTTAGCCGGGATCCCAAGGCTAGGCCTCTCATGAGCCAAGTGGTGGAAGTTCTCAAGCCTCTTCCAAACCTGAAAGACATGGCTAGCTCCTCCTACTTCTTCCAGTCCATGCGCCAAGAGCGTGCCGCAAgccttggcaacccaaatggtagCCAAAGCATGAAGGCACAGAGCACCTTTGCACGGAACGGAGTGCAGCCAATGAGGAGCCTCTCCTACGGTCCGCACGCTTCTCCGTACCGCCAGTCTCCAAGGCCCAACGGCAAACAGCCCTAA